A genomic region of Rhipicephalus sanguineus isolate Rsan-2018 chromosome 1, BIME_Rsan_1.4, whole genome shotgun sequence contains the following coding sequences:
- the LOC119372366 gene encoding phosphoenolpyruvate carboxykinase, cytosolic [GTP] isoform X1 gives MSASGSTQFMVRQSTAATGLRVGPTSDGIRDSGRSLKCLQSQLAPVSACARALSTSTTLHQQPQPATLSALPNHVRAYVEEKQRLCQPSAVHICDGSEAENNHLLDLMLKAGSIVPLPKYRNCYLARTDPADVARVESKTFITTERREETIPTPKEGVKGTLGNWMSPADLQNALGERFPGCMKGRTMYVIPFSMGPLGSPLSKIGIQLTDSPYVVASMRIMTRMGSEVLRTLGSGPFIKCLHSVGQPLPMKTPPVNNWPCNPEKTIITHIPDNNEICSFGSGYGGNSLLGKKCFALRLGSILAQREGWLAEHMLILGITNPKGQKKYIVAAFPSACGKTNLAMMTPTLPGYKAECVGDDIAWMKFDEQGVLRAINPEYGFFGVAPGTSMATNPNAMKTIEENTIFTNVAETSDGGFWWEGMPEPSPGIRIKSWRGEDNWTRASGTPAAHPNSRFCTPAGQCPIIDPAWEDPKGVPISAILFGGRRPQGVPLVYEAFNWQHGVFIGSAMRSEATAAAEHKGKVIMHDPFAMRPFFGYNFTNYQRHWLSLGTKAGRKLPKIFHVNWFRKGSDGKFLWPGFGENSRVIDWICRRVDGENGTAKESPIGYLPSDGALNLDGLQDPVNMKELFDVNKDFWLQECSEVRKYFDEQLGKELPNEIAQELDQLEQRVKAM, from the exons ATGTCTGCCTCCGGATCGACGCAGTTCATGGTGCGCCAGAGCACTGCCGCGACTGGCCTGCGCGTAGGCCCCACTTCGGACGGCATACGGGACAGTGGACG GTCCCTGAAATGCTTGCAGTCGCAGCTGGCTCCCGTgagcgcgtgcgctcgcgcgctgAGTACGTCGACGACACTCCATCAACAGCCTCAGCCTGCCACGCTGTCGGCGCTACCAAATCATGTTCGCGCCTACGTCGAGGAGAAGCAGCGCCTGTGCCAACCCAGTGCCGTGCACATCTGCGATGGCAGCGAGGCCGAGAACAACCACCTGCTCGACCTCATGCTCAAGGCTGGCAGTATCGTGCCACTGCCAAAGTACCGGAACTG CTACTTGGCTCGTACAGACCCAGCTGATGTTGCCCGTGTTGAGAGCAAAACATTCATCACTACGGAAAGGCGGGAAGAAACCATCCCAACACCAAAAGAGGGCGTCAAAGGCACCTTGGGCAACTGGATGTCTCCAGCAGATTTGCAAAACGCCCTCGGTGAACGCTTTCCTGGTTGCATGAAAG GTCGGACCATGTATGTGATCCCATTCAGCATGGGTCCTCTTGGCTCTCCATTGAGCAAGATTGGAATTCAGCTCACAGATTCGCCGTATGTGGTTGCCAGCATGCGCATCATGACTCGCATGGGCTCTGAAGTGCTGCGGACTTTAGGAAGTGGCCCGTTCATCAAGTGCTTGCACTCTGTAGGACAGCCGTTGCCCATGAAGA CACCTCCTGTGAACAACTGGCCTTGCAATCCTGAAAAAACTATTATTACACACATTCCTGACAACAATGAGATCTGTTCATTTGGTAGTGGCTATGGTGGCAACTCTCTGCTTGGAAAGAAGTGCTTTGCCCTACGTCTTGGTTCCATACTGGCGCAGAGGGAAGGCTGGTTGGCTGAGCACATGCTG ATTTTGGGCATTACGAATCCTAAAGGACAAAAAAAGTACATTGTTGCTGCATTCCCCAGTGCATGTGGGAAAACCAACTTGGCTATGATGACTCCGACTCTCCCTGGTTACAAAGCGGAATGTGTTGGGGATGACATTGCTTGGATGAAATTTGATGAACAAGGTGTACTCAGAGCCATCAACCCTGAATATGGATTCTTCGGAGTGGCTCCTG GCACATCCATGGCTACTAACCCCAATGCAATGAAAACGATAGAGGAGAACACCATCTTCACCAATGTGGCTGAAACCAGTGATGGTGGCTTTTGGTGGGAAGGAATGCCTGAGCCGAGCCCCGGCATTCGCATCAAGTCATGGCGAGGTGAAGACAACTGGACCCGGGCTTCTGGAACACCTGCTGCACACCCTAACTCCCGGTTCTGCACTCCTGCTGGCCAGTGCCCGATCATTGACCCTGCGTGGGAAGACCCTAAGGGCGTGCCTATTTCTGCCATTCTCTTTGGGGGACGCAGGCCTCAGG GTGTTCCATTGGTCTATGAAGCTTTCAACTGGCAGCATGGCGTTTTCATTGGGTCAGCCATGAGGTCTGAAGCTACCGCTGCTGCGGAGCACAAGG GCAAGGTGATTATGCATGACCCATTTGCCATGCGGCCATTTTTTGGATACAACTTCACCAACTACCAAAGGCATTGGCTGAGTCTTGGTACGAAGGCGGGAAGGAAGCTTCCAAAGATCTTTCATGTAAACTGGTTCCGCAAGGGCTCTGACGGAAAGTTTTTGTGGCCTGGATTTGGTGAAAACAGCCGTGTCATTGACTGGATCTGCCGTCGTGTGGATGGTGAAAATGGAACTGCTAAG GAATCTCCTATTGGTTACCTTCCTTCGGATGGAGCTTTGAACCTGGATGGCCTACAAGATCCAGTGAACATGAAGGAGCTGTTTGATGTGAACAAGGACTTCTGGCTTCAGGAGTGCAGCGAAGTTCGCAAGTACTTTGATGAGCAACTTGGCAAGGAGCTGCCCAACGAAATTGCCCAGGAGCTTGACCAGCTGGAGCAGCGGGTGAAGGCCATGTAG
- the LOC119372366 gene encoding phosphoenolpyruvate carboxykinase, cytosolic [GTP] isoform X2, whose protein sequence is MKIITCLPRSLKCLQSQLAPVSACARALSTSTTLHQQPQPATLSALPNHVRAYVEEKQRLCQPSAVHICDGSEAENNHLLDLMLKAGSIVPLPKYRNCYLARTDPADVARVESKTFITTERREETIPTPKEGVKGTLGNWMSPADLQNALGERFPGCMKGRTMYVIPFSMGPLGSPLSKIGIQLTDSPYVVASMRIMTRMGSEVLRTLGSGPFIKCLHSVGQPLPMKTPPVNNWPCNPEKTIITHIPDNNEICSFGSGYGGNSLLGKKCFALRLGSILAQREGWLAEHMLILGITNPKGQKKYIVAAFPSACGKTNLAMMTPTLPGYKAECVGDDIAWMKFDEQGVLRAINPEYGFFGVAPGTSMATNPNAMKTIEENTIFTNVAETSDGGFWWEGMPEPSPGIRIKSWRGEDNWTRASGTPAAHPNSRFCTPAGQCPIIDPAWEDPKGVPISAILFGGRRPQGVPLVYEAFNWQHGVFIGSAMRSEATAAAEHKGKVIMHDPFAMRPFFGYNFTNYQRHWLSLGTKAGRKLPKIFHVNWFRKGSDGKFLWPGFGENSRVIDWICRRVDGENGTAKESPIGYLPSDGALNLDGLQDPVNMKELFDVNKDFWLQECSEVRKYFDEQLGKELPNEIAQELDQLEQRVKAM, encoded by the exons GTCCCTGAAATGCTTGCAGTCGCAGCTGGCTCCCGTgagcgcgtgcgctcgcgcgctgAGTACGTCGACGACACTCCATCAACAGCCTCAGCCTGCCACGCTGTCGGCGCTACCAAATCATGTTCGCGCCTACGTCGAGGAGAAGCAGCGCCTGTGCCAACCCAGTGCCGTGCACATCTGCGATGGCAGCGAGGCCGAGAACAACCACCTGCTCGACCTCATGCTCAAGGCTGGCAGTATCGTGCCACTGCCAAAGTACCGGAACTG CTACTTGGCTCGTACAGACCCAGCTGATGTTGCCCGTGTTGAGAGCAAAACATTCATCACTACGGAAAGGCGGGAAGAAACCATCCCAACACCAAAAGAGGGCGTCAAAGGCACCTTGGGCAACTGGATGTCTCCAGCAGATTTGCAAAACGCCCTCGGTGAACGCTTTCCTGGTTGCATGAAAG GTCGGACCATGTATGTGATCCCATTCAGCATGGGTCCTCTTGGCTCTCCATTGAGCAAGATTGGAATTCAGCTCACAGATTCGCCGTATGTGGTTGCCAGCATGCGCATCATGACTCGCATGGGCTCTGAAGTGCTGCGGACTTTAGGAAGTGGCCCGTTCATCAAGTGCTTGCACTCTGTAGGACAGCCGTTGCCCATGAAGA CACCTCCTGTGAACAACTGGCCTTGCAATCCTGAAAAAACTATTATTACACACATTCCTGACAACAATGAGATCTGTTCATTTGGTAGTGGCTATGGTGGCAACTCTCTGCTTGGAAAGAAGTGCTTTGCCCTACGTCTTGGTTCCATACTGGCGCAGAGGGAAGGCTGGTTGGCTGAGCACATGCTG ATTTTGGGCATTACGAATCCTAAAGGACAAAAAAAGTACATTGTTGCTGCATTCCCCAGTGCATGTGGGAAAACCAACTTGGCTATGATGACTCCGACTCTCCCTGGTTACAAAGCGGAATGTGTTGGGGATGACATTGCTTGGATGAAATTTGATGAACAAGGTGTACTCAGAGCCATCAACCCTGAATATGGATTCTTCGGAGTGGCTCCTG GCACATCCATGGCTACTAACCCCAATGCAATGAAAACGATAGAGGAGAACACCATCTTCACCAATGTGGCTGAAACCAGTGATGGTGGCTTTTGGTGGGAAGGAATGCCTGAGCCGAGCCCCGGCATTCGCATCAAGTCATGGCGAGGTGAAGACAACTGGACCCGGGCTTCTGGAACACCTGCTGCACACCCTAACTCCCGGTTCTGCACTCCTGCTGGCCAGTGCCCGATCATTGACCCTGCGTGGGAAGACCCTAAGGGCGTGCCTATTTCTGCCATTCTCTTTGGGGGACGCAGGCCTCAGG GTGTTCCATTGGTCTATGAAGCTTTCAACTGGCAGCATGGCGTTTTCATTGGGTCAGCCATGAGGTCTGAAGCTACCGCTGCTGCGGAGCACAAGG GCAAGGTGATTATGCATGACCCATTTGCCATGCGGCCATTTTTTGGATACAACTTCACCAACTACCAAAGGCATTGGCTGAGTCTTGGTACGAAGGCGGGAAGGAAGCTTCCAAAGATCTTTCATGTAAACTGGTTCCGCAAGGGCTCTGACGGAAAGTTTTTGTGGCCTGGATTTGGTGAAAACAGCCGTGTCATTGACTGGATCTGCCGTCGTGTGGATGGTGAAAATGGAACTGCTAAG GAATCTCCTATTGGTTACCTTCCTTCGGATGGAGCTTTGAACCTGGATGGCCTACAAGATCCAGTGAACATGAAGGAGCTGTTTGATGTGAACAAGGACTTCTGGCTTCAGGAGTGCAGCGAAGTTCGCAAGTACTTTGATGAGCAACTTGGCAAGGAGCTGCCCAACGAAATTGCCCAGGAGCTTGACCAGCTGGAGCAGCGGGTGAAGGCCATGTAG